The following coding sequences are from one Bacillota bacterium window:
- a CDS encoding 3'-5' exonuclease, protein VHGLSDARLAREGVPARQAFEEFTRFVAGAVVVGHNVGFDRRMIAAHARRVGVALEFGRVADTYEMARRFVGGDDLTLEGLCERFGVVAGTGHRAADDAEATGELLARLLPLVERDGAVRRAVVQEARKAFEPLAGEIEALRGVVTVLRPPALLDEVLRRSGLGPYYEREPKRAANLDELRRIFAEKDRLFAGGEDVAKAGGGATQGSGGQLPSPDPLSSLEDLLNFAAMAKNVDRLSPDNGRVRVLTVHQAKGLEFDVVVVAGLSEHEFPSYPSIREGREIEERRLFYVALTRARRRLLLTGHGMHDGKVRKPSPYLVWLARYLKEERSGVIRGTAANM, encoded by the coding sequence GGTGCACGGGCTGTCCGATGCGCGGCTGGCTCGGGAGGGGGTGCCGGCGAGGCAGGCGTTTGAGGAGTTCACGCGCTTCGTGGCGGGCGCGGTGGTGGTCGGGCACAACGTGGGGTTTGACCGGCGGATGATCGCGGCGCACGCGAGGCGGGTGGGCGTGGCGCTGGAGTTCGGCCGGGTAGCCGATACGTACGAGATGGCCCGGCGCTTTGTCGGCGGTGATGACCTCACGCTGGAAGGGTTGTGTGAGAGGTTCGGGGTGGTAGCGGGCACGGGGCACAGGGCGGCGGACGACGCGGAAGCGACGGGCGAGTTGCTTGCAAGGCTGCTGCCGCTGGTGGAACGGGATGGCGCAGTTCGACGAGCGGTCGTGCAGGAGGCGCGCAAGGCGTTTGAGCCGCTTGCGGGGGAGATCGAGGCGCTGAGGGGTGTGGTGACGGTCCTGCGGCCGCCCGCCCTGTTGGACGAGGTGTTGCGCCGTTCCGGGCTTGGCCCCTACTACGAGCGGGAGCCCAAACGGGCCGCCAACCTGGACGAGCTTCGGCGAATCTTCGCCGAAAAGGACAGGCTGTTTGCAGGCGGGGAGGACGTGGCGAAGGCGGGCGGCGGGGCAACTCAGGGCTCGGGCGGGCAGCTGCCGTCGCCTGACCCGCTGTCGTCGCTGGAAGACCTCCTCAACTTCGCGGCGATGGCAAAGAACGTCGACAGGCTCAGCCCGGACAATGGACGGGTACGGGTCTTGACCGTCCACCAGGCCAAAGGGCTTGAGTTTGACGTGGTGGTTGTGGCGGGGCTTTCCGAGCACGAGTTTCCCAGCTACCCGTCGATCAGGGAGGGGCGGGAGATCGAGGAGCGACGCTTGTTTTACGTGGCGTTGACGCGGGCGCGGCGGCGGCTTTTGCTGACCGGGCACGGCATGCATGACGGGAAGGTCCGCAAGCCCAGCCCGTACCTGGTCTGGCTGGCGAGATACCTGAAAGAGGAGCGCTCCGGGGTCATCCGCGGGACGGCGGCCAACATGTAA